In one window of Streptomyces sp. FXJ1.172 DNA:
- a CDS encoding allophanate hydrolase: protein MTPAARVQAAYDRIEGAGRPEIWISLRPREEVLAEAAGIDPALPLAGLVVAVKDNIDVAGLPTTAGAPSYAYEPQADAPAVARLRAAGAVVLGKTNLDQFATGLVGTRSPYGAVRNAWDAARISGGSSSGSAVAVALGTADIALGTDTAGSGRVPAALNGIVGVKPTKGLVPVTGVVPACYTLDCVTVFARDLQLARTAAEFVEGPDPADPLSRTGTQLPPPPARPRIAVPAGEHLKGMAGGWHEAFDAAVARMASTGAEIVETDVTPLLQAAELLYGGAFVAERYAAVGAHLEKHRDLIGADLDPTVAAIVLAGREKTAADWAADAARLAALGAAGRAVLDGCTALLTPTTTWHPTLDEVAADPVGANARLGRFTNFANLLDCASLAVPAGFVDGLPFGVMFTGPAFSDHALAVLAERFANPGLDLFVVGAHLTGQPLNAQLVQAGGTLTGRARTAGGYRLYALATEVPKPGLLRVTEGGRDAGAGAGHATASGGDVGMGIEGEIWRLPASGLGALTAAVPAPMTIGTVELADGRQVRGFLVEPYAVEGAPDITRFGGWRAYTASA from the coding sequence ATGACACCGGCCGCACGCGTCCAGGCCGCTTACGACCGCATCGAGGGCGCCGGCCGGCCCGAGATCTGGATCAGCCTCAGGCCACGCGAGGAGGTGCTCGCCGAGGCGGCCGGCATCGACCCGGCGCTGCCGCTGGCCGGCCTGGTGGTGGCCGTCAAGGACAACATCGACGTGGCCGGCCTCCCCACCACCGCGGGCGCCCCGTCGTACGCCTACGAACCGCAGGCCGACGCGCCCGCGGTGGCCCGGCTGCGCGCGGCCGGCGCGGTGGTGCTCGGCAAGACCAACCTGGACCAGTTCGCCACCGGCCTGGTCGGCACCCGCAGCCCCTACGGCGCGGTGCGCAACGCCTGGGACGCGGCCCGCATCTCCGGCGGGTCGTCCTCCGGATCCGCCGTCGCGGTGGCGCTGGGCACTGCCGACATCGCGCTCGGCACCGACACGGCCGGCTCCGGGCGGGTGCCCGCCGCCCTCAACGGCATCGTCGGCGTCAAGCCCACCAAGGGTCTGGTGCCCGTGACCGGGGTGGTCCCCGCCTGCTACACCCTCGACTGCGTGACCGTCTTCGCCCGCGACCTGCAACTCGCCCGCACCGCCGCGGAGTTCGTCGAGGGCCCCGATCCGGCCGATCCGCTCTCCCGCACCGGCACCCAGCTCCCGCCGCCCCCCGCGCGCCCGCGGATCGCCGTACCGGCCGGGGAGCATCTGAAGGGCATGGCCGGCGGCTGGCACGAGGCCTTCGACGCCGCCGTCGCCCGCATGGCGAGCACCGGGGCGGAGATCGTCGAAACCGACGTCACCCCGCTGCTTCAGGCCGCGGAACTGCTGTACGGCGGCGCGTTCGTCGCCGAGCGGTACGCCGCCGTGGGCGCGCATCTGGAGAAGCACCGCGACCTGATCGGAGCGGACCTCGATCCGACCGTCGCCGCCATCGTGCTGGCAGGCCGGGAGAAGACCGCCGCCGACTGGGCCGCCGACGCCGCCAGGCTCGCCGCGCTCGGCGCCGCCGGACGCGCGGTGCTCGACGGCTGTACGGCTCTCCTGACGCCGACCACCACCTGGCACCCCACCCTCGACGAGGTGGCGGCCGACCCGGTCGGCGCCAACGCCCGGTTGGGACGGTTCACCAACTTCGCCAACCTGCTGGACTGCGCCTCGCTCGCCGTTCCCGCCGGGTTCGTGGACGGCCTGCCGTTCGGCGTGATGTTCACCGGACCGGCCTTTTCCGACCACGCCCTGGCCGTGCTGGCCGAGCGGTTCGCCAACCCTGGGCTCGACCTGTTCGTGGTCGGCGCCCACCTCACCGGTCAGCCCCTCAATGCCCAGTTGGTGCAGGCGGGCGGCACTCTGACCGGCAGGGCCCGCACCGCAGGCGGTTACCGGCTGTACGCCCTGGCCACCGAGGTGCCCAAGCCCGGCTTGCTCCGAGTCACCGAGGGCGGGCGGGACGCCGGCGCCGGGGCGGGTCACGCCACGGCGTCAGGCGGCGACGTGGGCATGGGAATCGAAGGCGAGATCTGGCGGCTGCCGGCTTCCGGGCTCGGGGCGTTGACCGCCGCCGTGCCCGCGCCGATGACCATCGGCACCGTCGAACTGGCCGACGGGCGGCAGGTCCGCGGCTTCCTCGTCGAGCCGTACGCCGTCGAGGGCGCGCCCGACATCACCCGCTTCGGTGGCTGGCGGGCGTACACGGCGTCCGCGTGA
- a CDS encoding TetR/AcrR family transcriptional regulator, which translates to MTTTRPRQGRPRHTPPSDPGTSAREQILDAAGALFVDHGITSTSTRMIAERVGIRQASLYYHFATKEEILAELLATSVRPSLQMVDRIRALVPEHADAAAALYAVAAMDVRTLSRTPYNIGTLYLLPEVRAERFDAFRAERGRLQSSYGTLGALAASEDVARGLPAERLGELLIQLVEVVIQIRRSRDPDAADTEAIASSCLRLCGLGEPAVAAAREEGRTLLSSLD; encoded by the coding sequence ATGACGACGACGCGTCCCCGTCAAGGCAGGCCCCGGCACACGCCGCCGTCCGACCCCGGCACCTCCGCCCGGGAACAGATCCTCGACGCCGCCGGGGCGCTCTTCGTCGACCATGGGATCACCAGCACCAGCACCCGCATGATCGCCGAGCGGGTCGGCATCAGGCAGGCCTCGCTCTACTACCACTTCGCCACCAAGGAGGAGATCCTCGCGGAGCTGCTGGCGACGTCCGTGCGGCCCAGCCTGCAGATGGTGGACCGGATCCGGGCCCTGGTGCCCGAGCATGCGGATGCGGCCGCCGCACTCTACGCCGTGGCCGCCATGGACGTACGCACCCTCTCCCGTACTCCGTACAACATCGGCACGCTCTATCTGCTGCCGGAAGTGCGGGCCGAGCGGTTCGACGCCTTCCGGGCCGAGCGGGGCCGTCTGCAGTCGAGCTACGGCACGCTGGGCGCCCTGGCGGCGAGCGAGGACGTCGCGCGCGGCCTGCCAGCCGAGCGGCTCGGTGAACTGCTGATCCAACTGGTGGAGGTTGTCATCCAGATACGGCGCTCCCGTGATCCGGATGCGGCTGACACCGAGGCCATCGCGTCGTCGTGCCTGCGCCTGTGCGGGCTCGGAGAGCCGGCGGTGGCCGCCGCCCGGGAGGAGGGCCGAACGCTGCTGAGCAGCCTGGACTGA
- a CDS encoding class I SAM-dependent methyltransferase — protein MTTAPATVDYWEPLWASGRRYREVSRPEATLLAEHVGPGRGRPALDIGTGDGALAHHLHELGYRTTGIDFSPSAIAAAAQKTRSHQHREGPAWHLMDFADDDVNALPNRSYAVVTCRLVYRWMDDKPAFLDRVRKVLAPGGTFWVVTELAGRREDSDPCKHLGITATEAQTLTAGWSVVRTADLDVLRCYALRP, from the coding sequence ATGACGACCGCCCCTGCCACCGTCGACTACTGGGAGCCGCTCTGGGCCAGCGGACGCCGGTACCGGGAAGTCAGCAGGCCCGAGGCCACGCTTCTGGCGGAACATGTCGGACCCGGCCGTGGACGCCCGGCCCTCGACATCGGCACCGGCGACGGCGCCCTTGCCCACCACCTCCACGAACTCGGTTACCGCACCACCGGTATCGACTTCTCCCCCAGCGCCATCGCCGCAGCAGCCCAGAAGACCCGGAGCCACCAGCACCGCGAAGGGCCCGCCTGGCATCTGATGGACTTCGCCGACGACGACGTCAACGCCCTGCCAAACCGCTCGTACGCGGTCGTCACCTGCCGCCTGGTCTACCGGTGGATGGACGACAAGCCGGCCTTCCTCGACCGCGTCCGGAAGGTCCTGGCACCCGGCGGGACCTTCTGGGTCGTCACCGAACTCGCCGGCCGCCGCGAGGACAGCGACCCCTGCAAGCACCTCGGGATCACCGCCACCGAGGCCCAGACGCTCACCGCGGGCTGGTCGGTCGTACGCACCGCCGATCTCGACGTGCTGCGCTGCTACGCACTCCGCCCCTGA